A window of Deltaproteobacteria bacterium HGW-Deltaproteobacteria-2 contains these coding sequences:
- a CDS encoding Crp/Fnr family transcriptional regulator: MIMDKQKIMEFARKVPLFQGLTDTEMLAVCSLMILREFHKGEVIVQRDDDEGQTFFIIVSGTAHVSVTTSEGKQTIFATLKRSDFFGEIAILDGEPRSASVIAAEDCKVFMLYRKPFLDILHRFPKITIQMLIEMSKRLRKSNRQINTLSHMSAYGRVAEVILRMAREQGYHEGRFMIIPKRPTHQMIAEMAGTSRETVSRIISTLQKKHYIVIDRKKMTILDEEKLYD; encoded by the coding sequence ATGATTATGGACAAGCAAAAAATTATGGAATTCGCCAGGAAAGTTCCTTTGTTTCAGGGGCTCACCGACACGGAGATGCTGGCTGTCTGTTCGCTTATGATCCTGCGGGAGTTCCACAAAGGCGAAGTTATTGTGCAAAGAGACGATGACGAGGGGCAGACATTCTTTATCATTGTCTCCGGCACGGCGCATGTGTCTGTGACCACCTCCGAAGGCAAGCAAACGATTTTTGCCACGCTCAAGCGTTCTGATTTTTTTGGCGAAATTGCAATTCTCGACGGAGAACCGCGTAGCGCATCGGTCATTGCGGCTGAGGACTGCAAAGTGTTCATGCTCTATAGGAAACCTTTTCTCGATATTCTGCATCGGTTCCCGAAGATCACTATTCAAATGCTTATCGAGATGTCGAAAAGGCTCCGCAAGTCAAACCGACAGATCAATACGCTTTCGCATATGAGCGCATATGGCCGCGTCGCTGAGGTGATTTTACGGATGGCCAGGGAACAGGGCTACCACGAGGGCCGTTTTATGATAATTCCCAAACGGCCCACGCATCAAATGATCGCCGAAATGGCTGGAACGAGCCGGGAAACAGTTTCGCGCATCATCTCGACACTCCAGAAGAAACACTACATTGTGATCGACCGAAAGAAAATGACAATCCTCGATGAAGAAAAGCTTTACGATTAG